The genomic DNA TCAGGATCAGTACTCTCAATAACGTGCTGGGTAACTTTCGCCTCTATTGCAGTCTGTCCCCTAACTGCCGTGTAGTAAGTTCTTTCAACCTGGCAAGGCAGGGTTGTATTCTTCGGAATGAGTACATCGTTTGACAGGATGTTTCTTCCCGTTTCGGCATCAAGGGCTGCGATAATAGTCCCGTAGCAGTGTCCGCAAACCTCCTTAAGCTTGATATCACCCAGGCCGGCGGCTACTCCCTCAGGAACTCTGGAGGCATCCTGTTCCATTAATTTCAACCCTGCATGAAGAGCTGCTCCAAGAGCAACACATTCATCAACATTTACCGCAACCGTAGGAGGTTTGCCGAACATTTTTTCAAGTCTTTTCTGAATGACCGGTATTCTCGTACTTCCACCCACCAGTAATATCTTGTCTATTTCACCCGGCTTCAGTTCAGCTTCATCCAGGACATCCTCAACAAGCATATCGATCCTTGCGGTCAGGGCCGAAATGGATTCTTCGAACTGCTCCCTGCTGATCTCATGCTTGAAGCTGCCGTTATCGCCCACAAGAAGGGTTTTTGCGGTGGGACGTTTTGAAAGTGTTCTTTTTATTTCTTCAGCATCGATTTCGTATCTTGCGCGGTCTTCAGGCGTTGGAAAGAGTTCTCCCTGTTTCTCTTTACTGTAGACATCCCTGAAATTCTCAACCAGTTTCTGATCGAACTCGTACCCTCCAAGCTGGTGATCACCGGTAGAACATATGATATCTATTGTCTTTCCATGAACATTCATTACGGTAACATCAAACGTTCCTCCACCGAGATCGAAAACCAGTATTTTCCCGGAGACAGACTGCTCAGAAGCGTAAAACAAAGCAGCTGCTGTGGGTTCGTTTACTATTCCTATAACATTGAGACCGGCCATTTTCCCGGCATCCATTGTAGCTTTTCTTCTGATCTCGTCGAAGTATGCCGGAACAGTAATGACTACTTCGGAGATCTCCCCAACCTGCTTCGAGCAATCTTCTTTCAGCTTTCGAAGAATCAGGGAAGACAGCTCAGCCGGCGTCCACTTTTTCCCTATAACTTCCTCCGGGTAAAAAGGATCTCCCATGTATCGTTTTATCCATCGGGCGGATCTGGTGACATCCTCAGCCCTTGCGTTGATGGCTTCATGACCCACAAGCACCGTTTCCTGATTGTCATCAGGGAAGTAGACAGCGGATGGAGTAATACGCTCCCCATCTGAATTGGGAACCGTTTCCGGCTTGCCTATGCTGTTAAGAATCGCCAATCCTGAAAAAGTGGTTCCCAGGTCTATACCTGCAATATTACTCAATTTCATCACTTCCTTCTGGTTCTTTCTCATACAGCTTTACTTTCGCAGGGCGGATGAGTTTCCGCTGTTCCTCACTGATGTAATAGTAATAACCAGGACATATTATTTCCGAGATATGCCCCGGTTTTCCTCCTTCTCCGGCAGAGTTCTTGCCGGTTACTTCCGCAAACCTTTCCTGACCGGAATAGGGTGTATCAATCTCCGGTTGAAACTGCTCAACACCGCTTCCGTCCAGCGCAAACACAAGCTCATCGTGAATCATTTCAAGATCCTGCCGGTGAGCGTCAGAGATATCATCTGTACTTTGCAGGCGCTTTTCCACATCATCAATACACCTTATTATTCTAAGGCAGAAGCTTCTCAATATTGTCCAGTCGTAGCCATCCTGGAGCTTTCTAACCAGATTCTGCTGTTTGGACAGGTAGTCCCTGAGACTGGAAACCTGGGAGAGCAGATCAGCTGTTGAACCGTCTGAACGCCTGGCGAAATCATCAGCCGACTTGAACGCACTGAGGGTCTCCAGGCTCTGTTTCTCCAAACCTGCCTGTACAAGCTCACTTATATCAGAGATCTGCTTTCTTACTTCCTTACGAAGATCATGCATATCATTTGAATTCCTCTTGAAAAGAGTTCCAAGCTGTTTCGACAGTTCCTTGAACTGTTTCCCTGTAAGCAGGCCCTCTCCCTTTCCGGTTTTGTCAGCATTTTCGGTTTTCCCTGCCATTCCTCACCTTCCAACATTTCTGAAGTAAACTGAAATCAAGATCAGTGTCTCTGCTTGAACTGCCGTCCCTTCGCAATAAGAGTTCGTTTTTCTGTAATACAAATTGCTATGCAGAATGTATAGTGCAGTCAGTCACACACAGCATCACGAATCCACATATCTGCTTATTCTAAGGATGATATGATATTGAATCAAGCTCTGCCCGTTCATGAAAGACGAACATTGAAGTGCCTGATGACAAAGCTGCTTCAGAACCAGTTCATGAACCGTTTGATTTACAGCGTGACCTGTCTATTAATAAGCACAGAAGCTGGCTCAGTCCTAACCCCCACAGGAAGCCGGTTACTATCTGAAGAAATGGAGAGACACTAATTGAGCCTTTGAATTCCATAATCCATTGCGTCGCCATTGCTCCGGAGAAGAAGATAGATGTAAGAAGGGTAGTTTTCAATACCAATTTATTCCGTAATATCGGGAATATTATAGCGCATCCAATAAAAAATGAAATATATATTCCGGTACATCTTACACAAACTGCTGCAGGACGCCCAAATAATTGAGGGCAGCGATCTGGTATACCGTGGCACAGAAGCTTGTATACACATCTTATCGAACCAGCCGTACTCTCCGAAGAAAGCCGTTCAAGAACCGGAGGAAGCATACCCGTAATCCAGATTGCCAGAAAAGCCAGTGCTATAAGAAGAGCCCATATCGGATAGTCACCGTTCTTTCGGATCAATACTATCTCCTGATTCAGACTAAAAATTTTGCCGTACGATCAATTATTCTATTAAGATCGGTCATATCGCCCCGGCTTTTTGGGTACAAGTATAATGCTATTGTATTTCCGGTGGTTCTTTATCGGCAAGTTCGCTGACCTGAGATGTTGTTACACCCTCACGAATGGCTGCTATCAGTCCGACAAGGATTATCGGCACGAACTGCGTAGTGTGGAAGAGTAATGCGAATATTCTGCGCGGAAACCAAAACTTGATATATCAACTACCGGAATCCATACATATTCTCTCCATAGAGGACAGAAATGTGCAGCTCTCTTAAAGAATGTCTGGGACTTGAATATGTTGAAACAGAAGGTTTATCAAAAATAATACCAGAATGCGGAGGTCCAATATAAGTCATCTTCTTCATCAAGAATCATTCAGTGACCAGATGTACTCAAGTAAAACTTGATAATACAAGCAATTAATGATAGTTCATTCTTTGTGTAAGACACAAACAGTCTTACGTCTGCAAAAGTTTTTACACAACTAGACTTGAGAGGATTCTAATTCGTATAGTAATCGAGGTTATAACTTGACACTATAGTTTATACTGAATCTATTACTTATTATGATGCTGATTAAGGTATCATTAAATGTGAGGAGTTTCGATGAGAAAGTATCGAATTGTCGTGCTGTCTTTCTGTATTCTTGCTATGGCTATCCCGAGTGCCACTATGGCTGGGGGCTACCGGGCTACTGTTCTTGATGGACCTAACTGGACTCCGTGGGATGACCGTATCAATGAACTATTTGAGACGGTCAATGGATTGTGCAGCTCGACTGATACCAACGATCCGATTTGGTTTTGCGGAGAAGGAAATCTTCTCATGAAAAAAGATGGAGACGATTGGTATGATTACAGTGGCGGAAGTTATGGAACATGTACAGATCCGCTTTATGATGTGGCTGTAAATATTGATAATCCCAACAATGTTGTTGCAGTTGGATATGATATGCGTGCCATTACGTTCGATGGAGGAAATACATGGAGGAGAACATGTTTCTTTTATCCACATCCTGATGTAGCGAGAAGTATAGTTTACGACTATACTGAGGAATGCTTCCTTTATTGCCGTGATAATGGAATAGTCGGATACGGTGGAACCTCGAATCCTCCATTTGGTACTTGGTTTATACTTGATTATGCATGGTATCCACTAAGGGGAGTAGCTGCTGTATTAGATCTTTCAAATTTTTATTCTATCGCAGTTGCCGTTGGAAATTATGGTAAAATTTATTACGCAGAGGATTATACAAGCGGGTTTTCGGAATTGATTGAAGCATCGGTTTCTCCAAGCACATCTGATAACTTTAATGCTGTAGATTTTTGTTGGACTGGGTCACCCGGAGTAGCTGTGGGAGATAATGGAACCATTTACTATTCAACAGACCATGGAAGGTCTTGGTTAGAAGTTTTTTCTACAATATCATGTAATCTGCATGATGTCTCATTCAATTCAGGTATAGCAACGGCTGTTGGGGATAATGGCGTAATTGTGTATGCGTATACCAGCAATATAGATCAGTGGTATTATGATGTATCTAATACAGATAAAGATCTTTTCGCTCTAAGTGATCAGAACGATTTCTCTCTTATTGCTGCAGGTGAAAAGTATGCAATGAGTTCGATAAGATCGGGACTTGATGATTTGCACACTACTGTGTTAAGTGAAGAGGAAATTCAGGGTGCATTACAAGTAGTGTCAGTCTACGGAACAGGTGCAGCACAGCTTAGATATACACCGCATGAAACGGAAGATATTCAGATTGTACTATTCGACATATCAGGTCGGGTTGTTCACGAAAGCAGGCATTCTGCAGAGATCGGAACTGAGTTTCTATTGGAATTTGATCGCTTTTCATCAGATGCAGGTGGTCTGCCAAATGGTCTTTACAGTTGCTTGTTACGTGAAGGTAATACCTACTTCACAGACACCTTTGTTATTTCAAGATAGTACTTTGATAAAAGGTTCTTAGATGCAGATGAGTTAATTAGCGTATACTTAAATATAATGACTGGACCACCACTTCTGATATGGTAACCTATCCTTATTGAAAACTTCACCAGAGGCGGCCCAGTCATTATATCTACCCTTAGGCTCTACATATACAGGAAGAATGTAGAATCTATAGAATTAGAGGAATGGCTGAAATAGCGCTATTCCATCTCCGGTGGTTCTTTATCGGCAAGTTCGCTGACCTGAGATGTTGTTACACCCTCACGAATGGCTGCTATCAGTCCGACAAGGATTATCGGCACGAACTGCGTAGTGTGGAAGAGTAATGCGAATATTCTGGTGTTCTCAACTGTTATTCCCACAAGACCGGGCAGTACGAGCACAAGCGCTCCGTGTACTGTTCCGGTTCCCGCAGGGGTAGGGATTAGCATTCCGAGACCGGCCAGAATCAGAACAAGCAGGGGATAATACCAGAGTACTTCGAGATGCATTGCCCTGAATACCGGCAAGACCGAAAGAGCAAGCATTCCCCAGACACAGAGCGAGTAGAATATCACCTTAATGATCTCTCTCCAGTTCTTCAGCACTTCAAGTCCGTGAGAGAAGGAAATAAGCAGACGCTCGATTTTTTCTGAAAATGATTTGAGCCTGATCCATCTGAAAGGAGCGGAGATCGCTCCCGCTGCCTGCTCCTTCCACTTCCGGAGAGAAATAAGCATAAGTAGAACGACAAAATAGAGCAACGCAGCGCCAATCAATCCAAGCCTGATAGCAGTATCAAGTTCCGTCCACAGTACAGCCAGAACGATAAGTGTCATGGTTGCCAGGGTAAGCCCATCGAATATCCGTGCAAGCACCACTGTTGCAAATGAGGATGCTCCGGGTACTGAAGTCCGCCTTGAAAGGAGAAGTGCTCTGAGGATTTCACCAACTCTTCCGGGAAGGAGGGCATTAACCATAAAACCTGTAAGAAGAGGTCCTGACGCATCCTTCATCGAGACTTTTTCCAATGGAGACAGAAGCAGACGCCATCTTACGATTCTGAAGAAATAGCTCAAAGCCAGCGGAGGGAGAATAAGAAGGAGTACAGGCCATGACATCTCCCCGAGAGCAGACATAAGCTGAGCCATATCCATTTTTCGGTAAGTGAGAAATAGAGCTATTCCGGCTATTATTATTCCAGGAATCAGGTGTTTCCAGATAGCGTGTTTCTTCAAATCAGCGGCCTGACCCTGACGAACGCGCATATGCCTTTTCAACTGCCGAGCAAATGGCGTGTCCGGCTATGAGAAGCTCTTCCTGTATGTGACTGGTCTCGTTTGAGAATGCTTTGACCGCAACATCGGCTTTTTCAGCAATTTCTCCTCCGTCATTACCCGTGAATCCTATGATTTTCATGGACTTTTGTCGAGCTTCCTCAACAGCTTTTATTACATTCCGCGAACGTCCGCTCGTTGATATCGCAATCAGAACATCTCCGGGTTTTCCCAGTGCTTCCAGCTGCCTGGCAAATATCTCTGAAAAATCGTAATCATTTGCTATGGCAGTAACAACAGCAGCATTGGCCGTAATCGCTATGGCTGGAATAGCATCCCGTTCAAGGCGGAAACGTCCGACTAATTCACCTGCCAGGTGCTGAGCATCAGCAGCGCTCCCGCCGTTCCCGCAGAAGAAAATCGTTCCGCCGGAAAGAACAGATTCCACACATATATCGGACGCTTTTTCAATCATCTCACAGTTAAGCGAAGCAATCGAAGCCTTAGCGGCTTTTATGTATTTCTCTATTTCAGTCATTTACTTATCCTCCATTTTTCAACCGCATCCCATACTGTCGGTAATTCAAGGTCTCTGGATGTGGCCAGTACTGAATAGGCAGGTCTTGGGGCGTCAAGATCAAGCTGTGCCCAGGTTGTTTCCTGAATTGTGCCGTTTACATATTCCGCAAGCATAGTGGCTAGTTCGAAAGGAGTCACCCCGGGACTGCTGGCAAGATGAAAAAGACCGGACCTACCATCAATGATAATCTTCAGAACCGCCCCGGCAAGATCGGGCGCGTATGTCAGGCAGGCAACCTGGTCGGTGACAGCTGTAATCATGGCGTTCTCCGACAGCATTCTCCAGAAATACGGAACCATTCCCATTGATTCTGAAAACAGCCAGGAAGTTCTTATAACAATATTATCGACAGACCCGCCAAGAGCTTCGGATTCACCCTGAAGTTTACTCTCTCCGTATATGTTAGCGGGGTACGGAGTATCACCCTCAAGAAATGGTTGAACGCGATCATACCTGCCATTGAAGACATGATCGGTTGAGAAGGTCACCAGTTTCCTGCCCGTGCGGGCAAGATTCCCGACTCCGTCTCTGTGTACTTCAAAGGCCAGTTCAGGTCTTCTCTGACAAAGATCAACGTCCGTAACAGCAGAACAGTTGATGATCCACTCGGGATCAGTTCTGTCAATTGCTCTCTTAACCGATTCAATTTCAGTTATGTCCACATCAGGAAGATCAATTCCATCCGCTTCGTTTCCAAGCAGATCCAGAAACACTTTTCCCAGCTGCCCGTTTGCACCGGTTATCAGAAATTTCTTCTTCACTTTTCCTCTTGATTCAATTCATGTCATCAACGGAAGCTTCGGTAATTCACAGTTGTTAAGAACCATTTCAGGCATTTTTCCCGTAAGCAGATTGTAAGCACCCGGAGACACTCTGTCTACCTCATGCTTTAATTCTTCCGAAAGCAGGTTATCGCCGGGGTGGTGGGCATCCGAAGAAAGAACATGAACCATCCCGGTTTCAATAAGCCTCCAGGCTGTTTCATCTGTCGCTCCTGCTCCTGTAAGGCTTTTGGCGCAGACCTGAATACCGACTCCCATCTCTGAAAGCCTGCCTATCCTTTCCGGTCGAGTCCGGCACCATGAGTATCTCTCCGGATGGGCAAGCAATGGTTTGAATCCCTGTTTTAAAACAGCTCTGATTCTCAATAGAGCGAATATCCAGGGCATATTGAATGAATGTTCAACCAGTACCCAGGATGTTCCCGGAAGGCACAGGACATCAAGAGCATTCGCTGATGGTTTCCACCTGTCAAGCATTACCTCTCTTGCAGCAAGGACAGAGAATTCATCTTCTATTCTCAGTCTGTTGGCAAAGGAAAGAAATTCAAGTATTCTTTTTGACTGAGAACTGAATACTCTTCCGCTGGTCGAAAGACGAAAATGAGGGGTTGCTACTAAAACAGCGGGGCGGGTCATCTGTTCTTTCATCTGACTAAAAAGCTGAGTGGATTCTTCCCAGGTTGCAGGGCCATCATCAACACCGGGAACAATATGACAGTGAAGGTCTATTAGCTGTTGGATGGATGCCTCCTGACCGGGTAGATGACTGAATACTGTTGGAGGGGAATATAGCCATGACGATGAGTATTGTAATATCCGTCATTCTTGCTATCCTGATTTTTGTTCCCGCAGCACAGGCGAATGAGGCCAGAGCTCTTGAACGCCTGATGGTTGCTGTATCAGGTCTTGAGGATCTGGGAGATGAAATGATCGGTGAACCTGTTACGGGAAGCTTGCCCCTCGGAGACACGGTCTCTCGCGAACTGATATTCACCAGGGAGTATATGTACTTCCTTTACATCTGGTCAGATTCATATTTCAATATCATTGAATTCTGGTTAATAAATCCTTCAGGTGATATTCACAGCATAGCTGATGGAGGTACTGCAACTCTGGCTGTTTTCCCGGATACAACGGGAAAATGGAGACTCAATATACTTCTGCATGAAGGAGCGTTTTCGGATACCGCATCATATGCAGCTGCTGTTTTCAGAGCGCCACGATATATCAAATACTTTGACCCTGAGTGATCTTCCTGATAAATTGCTCCGATTCTATCTGAGGAAGAATCTTAAGAGCAGCGGATGAATCTTTCCGCCCGTGCAGAATAATGTGACCTGCCGGCTTTCCTGCGGGACCCACCGGTTGAAGTATCTCGGGAGCAATTCCTGCCGACTTACATCCAAGTATCATCTTCGGTAGAAGAGCGGGTCTGTTGATCATGATGAACAACCCCCCGGAAATAAGCAGATGAGCGGAGGCTCTGATAAAATAGTAGAGGAGCAGATCTGAACCTGACCTGGAGATACGTCGCGTTCTGACAGGACTGCTCCTGCCGGAAGTGATCTTTCCGAATGGAGGATTCATAATTACCGCATCGGTGATTGCACCTGTAAGTATACGCGGAACTGCTTCGACATCACAGCATATCCCTGCCAGATCAATGTGTTTTCTCCGGAGTCTGATGGATCTGATCATCATTTGAAGCAATTCTATCTGAACATCGATTCCGATCCATCTGCAATCCGCATTCAGGGCGGAGGATGCCAGAATTGCGCCACCGCTTCCACAACCGAGTTCGATCACGACTGAACCGGGAGGAACAGCAAGAGAAGATGCAAGAAGCAGAGTATCCGTTGTCACAGATGTCATCTGGTCCTGATACAATTAGATATCGCAGGGAAGGACAACCGTCTCACAGCTACCTGTAAGAAGCCTTGGCTGCACCCCATGTGTAATGCTCTTCGGTGTAATCTCCATGTCTGTAATCAGACCATCTTTTTATCGACCATAACCCGTAGTTGTCCTCGATCATTAGAAATATCACTCGTCCTCTGGCCGGGTTGTCCCATCCGCAATACTCACTGCCTGCTGCTACTATTTCATAGTCCCGGAATATCTCGGCTGAATCGGATGGTGCCACCGGATCTGGAAACTCGGCGACAGTGCTCATTATGAAGGACGCCTTGGTGGAATCCGGGAATCCCGAACCTTCAACCGCGGCAAAAATATTCAGTACCGTGTTCTGCTCAACTTCATAATCCCAGTTGCTGAAATCCCATGAATACTCTGCTATGTCGGCGTCATCCGCCAGAAACATATAGGAGGAATCACAGCATGCCATGAACATCGAGATGGATCTGCCCTCAAAGGAATTTGAAAGATTTAATACTACTGTGGAAGGGGCATATGGCTGATACCAGGGGATGTCATCATTGGGATTTGGATACTCCGGGTCTCTGGGATCAAAAAATGAACATGAGACGGCAAGAAGCAGTATGGAGATGCTTGACAGAATGAGCAGAGTTTTCATTTGTTCACCTTCAGTCTAGAACTGGTAATTAAGCCCGACATCAGCCTTCCAGTAGCTTGGTCTGTCATCTGAATAAAAGGTCCTTGTTACGCGGAGAGACAGAATTCCATTATTCAGGTTCATTCTCGTCCGCAGCCCGACATGGTGCATGTGATCGATCAGTGAAGGATTACCGGAAGCTAGATAGTTCCTCTGAGAGTACTCCCAGGAATAATTGGGAGTGAGCCCGATCTTTTCACTGATGTGAAAACCCATATTCAAGGTAATGGTATTGTTTATTATCTCCTCGGATCTGCTGAAAACCGAGTTGTCAAAACTTCCCTGATCCCGGAAATCGAATGTGTTGGAAACACCCAGAGTGGTGCTGTCTTCAGATACTCTCATAAATGATGTTGTGGAAACAAGTCTTCTGAACAGCAGGTCTGATCCTTCAGCTTTGACCTCCGGAAAAAGAAACGTTGTGTAATCAGCACTGATCTTGATTGTTTCCTGCAGTGTCCAGCTGCCACCCGGAAAATACCTGAATCCCGGGTTGAAACTGTATGTAGATGAAATTTTGCTGTTCGCAGATTGCTCCGCCATCAGATAAACGGTTTTTCTGCTCTGTCCCTGGATACTCGCATCCAGCGTCACTTTGCTGCTCAGCGGGATCTCCGCGGAAAGAGAAAGAGCTTCCCTCAGTATATCGTAATCGTTGTTATCCCTGTATTCATTCCCAAAGCCATCAGTCCATTCTCCATATGTATCAGACTTGCTAAGCTGAATCAGCCGTTCAAATGTAATCCGGCTGTCCCCCGGAGTATATTGAAGGTTGGACGAAAAGACTCTGTTATCACTGATATCGTATACATCGAAAAGTGTCGAAACTCCCGTGGCTGTACGTTTTCTATCGTTACGATTGAGTGAGCGAGAGAGAGACATGGTCAGTTCAAGATCATCAATTATCTGATATCGCAGGGAAGAAGAGATACTTCGCTTTCGATCCAGCCTGTCCCGTACATCTCCCTCGGAACTGCTGGTATCAGGATCATCCTCTTCCCAGAAATGATCCATGTAATCCCATCCGGTAGTAATCTCCATACTCAGATACTCAAATGGAGACGGTATTACAAAAGTCAGGTCACTGTACCAGTTATCCTGCCACATACAATTGGCCGAATCATGATATACGGAAAACTGGCTTGATGCTCCGGCCTGAGCGGTAAGATTGCCGCCGTTGAAAACCTGCGGAAATCCGTAACTCAGCCTGGCGGTAAGCTGATCAGTTCCTTTATCTATCTTATCACCATTTCTTCTCTCCTCTCCAAATGTAATATTCGCGTTAAGAGTACTGAAAATGTTTTTACTCAGGGAGATGTCTACATCGCTCACTCCTCCCTGATCATGGCCTGTTATTGTGCTGTCTCCGGATGGGTTCATGTAATCCACGAAATGTGCTCCGAGTTTCATATCGATCGACAGCCATGATGTCGGAGAATAACGTATCTGACCAGAGGTGGTGTTTTCCAGCTGATCCTTGATTAAAGTACCATAGCTCTCTTTAGTGCTGATATTTCTGGAAAGATTTATTCCGAACTCCAGTCCGGATCCGGGACGAAATGTCACGCTGGCGGATCCGTTACGGTTTTCAGTAAAACTCTGATTGCCCTTTTCCTTCTTTGCTGAGAATGAAGCATTGGCATTCATTGTGATCCTGGATGTGAGCTGGTGCACCAGAGATATTGAATTTAGAAGTGTACGGCTATCCTTGATTTGATCAAGTGAAATATCATATCCCACTGAAACAGCTTTGAGTACTGAAATAAACAGAATAAGCAGTAATACTATGGATTTCTTCATTGTAGATTCTCCGCGAGTCTGACAAACATCTCGGGCTTTATCTGCTCTGCCCTCAGGCCTGTGTCGATTCCTGTCCTGGCCAGAATCTCCAATGACTGATCTCGGCCTAAAACCGGCTTCAGATTGTTGAGAATGGTTTTCCTCCTGGAAGAAAATGATATACTTACAATTCTTCT from Candidatus Aegiribacteria sp. includes the following:
- a CDS encoding Hsp70 family protein, with the translated sequence MKLSNIAGIDLGTTFSGLAILNSIGKPETVPNSDGERITPSAVYFPDDNQETVLVGHEAINARAEDVTRSARWIKRYMGDPFYPEEVIGKKWTPAELSSLILRKLKEDCSKQVGEISEVVITVPAYFDEIRRKATMDAGKMAGLNVIGIVNEPTAAALFYASEQSVSGKILVFDLGGGTFDVTVMNVHGKTIDIICSTGDHQLGGYEFDQKLVENFRDVYSKEKQGELFPTPEDRARYEIDAEEIKRTLSKRPTAKTLLVGDNGSFKHEISREQFEESISALTARIDMLVEDVLDEAELKPGEIDKILLVGGSTRIPVIQKRLEKMFGKPPTVAVNVDECVALGAALHAGLKLMEQDASRVPEGVAAGLGDIKLKEVCGHCYGTIIAALDAETGRNILSNDVLIPKNTTLPCQVERTYYTAVRGQTAIEAKVTQHVIESTDPDLVNIVAVGHLDLPPNRETNRPVKVRYSYDTNQRMHCVFEDEESGRKLEMDIDTQAGHMSQSEVERRRSSLRVFQVE
- the grpE gene encoding nucleotide exchange factor GrpE, which translates into the protein MAGKTENADKTGKGEGLLTGKQFKELSKQLGTLFKRNSNDMHDLRKEVRKQISDISELVQAGLEKQSLETLSAFKSADDFARRSDGSTADLLSQVSSLRDYLSKQQNLVRKLQDGYDWTILRSFCLRIIRCIDDVEKRLQSTDDISDAHRQDLEMIHDELVFALDGSGVEQFQPEIDTPYSGQERFAEVTGKNSAGEGGKPGHISEIICPGYYYYISEEQRKLIRPAKVKLYEKEPEGSDEIE
- a CDS encoding DUF2085 domain-containing protein, whose translation is MIRKNGDYPIWALLIALAFLAIWITGMLPPVLERLSSESTAGSIRCVYKLLCHGIPDRCPQLFGRPAAVCVRCTGIYISFFIGCAIIFPILRNKLVLKTTLLTSIFFSGAMATQWIMEFKGSISVSPFLQIVTGFLWGLGLSQLLCLLIDRSRCKSNGS
- a CDS encoding flippase-like domain-containing protein, coding for MRVRQGQAADLKKHAIWKHLIPGIIIAGIALFLTYRKMDMAQLMSALGEMSWPVLLLILPPLALSYFFRIVRWRLLLSPLEKVSMKDASGPLLTGFMVNALLPGRVGEILRALLLSRRTSVPGASSFATVVLARIFDGLTLATMTLIVLAVLWTELDTAIRLGLIGAALLYFVVLLMLISLRKWKEQAAGAISAPFRWIRLKSFSEKIERLLISFSHGLEVLKNWREIIKVIFYSLCVWGMLALSVLPVFRAMHLEVLWYYPLLVLILAGLGMLIPTPAGTGTVHGALVLVLPGLVGITVENTRIFALLFHTTQFVPIILVGLIAAIREGVTTSQVSELADKEPPEME
- a CDS encoding SIS domain-containing protein; this encodes MTEIEKYIKAAKASIASLNCEMIEKASDICVESVLSGGTIFFCGNGGSAADAQHLAGELVGRFRLERDAIPAIAITANAAVVTAIANDYDFSEIFARQLEALGKPGDVLIAISTSGRSRNVIKAVEEARQKSMKIIGFTGNDGGEIAEKADVAVKAFSNETSHIQEELLIAGHAICSAVEKAYARSSGSGR
- a CDS encoding NAD(P)-dependent oxidoreductase gives rise to the protein MKKKFLITGANGQLGKVFLDLLGNEADGIDLPDVDITEIESVKRAIDRTDPEWIINCSAVTDVDLCQRRPELAFEVHRDGVGNLARTGRKLVTFSTDHVFNGRYDRVQPFLEGDTPYPANIYGESKLQGESEALGGSVDNIVIRTSWLFSESMGMVPYFWRMLSENAMITAVTDQVACLTYAPDLAGAVLKIIIDGRSGLFHLASSPGVTPFELATMLAEYVNGTIQETTWAQLDLDAPRPAYSVLATSRDLELPTVWDAVEKWRISK